From a region of the Chroicocephalus ridibundus unplaced genomic scaffold, bChrRid1.1 SCAFFOLD_483, whole genome shotgun sequence genome:
- the LOC134509152 gene encoding tyrosine-protein kinase receptor-like, whose protein sequence is GGGGWQDKTLLPQAGKSLLEGGEGGQACPQALAKLQWATSGGFGGGGGACTSGGGGGGYRGGHTSDNDDITAGGQDGISFVNPIGEIFLHPLAAMESHGEVEVQIYLNCSHCHSDNCKRDPDTNLPVCQCEMGAVLANDNVTCTVPQSPVPEGHLPLPLLLAVVAVIVVLGMILTCGSLSIIYHLKKQQLEGARARLQSPEYKLSKIRTSAIMTDYNPNYCFAGKAATLSELKEIPRKNISLLRALGHGAFGEVYEGTVVGIAGDPNPLQVAIKTLPEVCSEQDEMDFLMEALIISKFNHQNIVQCIGVSLQTLPRFILLELMAGGDMKSFLRQNRPRVNQPSTLTMQDLLNIARDIACGCKYLEENHFIHRDIAARNCLLTCTGAGRIAKIGDFGMARDIYRASYYRKGGRAMLPVKWMPPEAFLEGIFTSKTDTWSFGVLLWEIFSLGYMPYPCKTNQEVLEFVTSGGRMDPPKNCPGPVYRIMTQCWQHSPEYRPNFSTILERIKYCTQDPDVINTELPMECGPAPEDEGSTVMRPNISSGIVPLLVSPSLTPKMTPKTLDSHHAGHKLVQCPQELLVENLSNRTARGPSLPCLSDFSSGSWFQQSSNQKLELSNPPTHRLKNKTKNLWNPTYGSWVLENICHFSPGSKLKATPEREDSGFDGNCSSSPSSRASPASPSRSNCPHLDIGGIELVKLQTFPCGNVNYAYDDLCYSTDRQPSALAEVRAAVLRSSSLHKDEKPFYKTEKTSRERDSGLSLSDDLSVTPV, encoded by the exons GTGGCGGTGGTGGCTGGCAAGATAAGACTCTGCTTCCTCAGGCTGGGAAGTCCCTTCTGGAAGGTGGAGAAGGGGGTCAAGCTTGTCCTCAAGCACTAGCCAAGCTCCAGTGGGCCACCTCTGGTGGctttggtggaggaggaggagcttgTACTTCTGGTGGAGGAGGCGGAGGCTACAGAG GGGGACACACCTCTGATAATGATGATATCACAGCTGGTGGGCAGGATGGCATCTCTTTTGTGAACCCCATTGGAGAGATCTTCTTGCATCCCCTGGCAG CCATGGAGAGTCATGGTGAGGTGGAGGTTCAGATCTACCTTAACTGCAGCCACTGCCACTCAGACAACTGCAAGCGGGACCCTGACACCAACCTGCCAGTCTGCCAGTGTGAGATGGGGGCTGTGCTAGCCAATGACAATGTCACCTGCACTG TGCCCCAGAGTCCTGTCCCAGAGGGACACCTTCCTCTCCCGCTCCTCCTTGCTGTGGTGGCTGTGATTGTGGTGCTTGGAATGATCCTCACTTGTGGCAGCCTATCTATCA TATATCACcttaagaagcagcagctggaaggagcCAGAGCACGACTGCAGAGCCCAGAATATAAACTGAGCAAAATCCGCACATCGGCCATCATGACAGATTACAACCCCAACTACTGCTTTGCAGGGAAGGCTGCCACTCTGAGCGAGCTGAAGGAGATCCCACGGAAGAACATCTCTCTGCTTCG GGCCCTAGGACATGGTGCATTTGGTGAGGTTTATGAGGGAACTGTGGTAGGCATTGCAGGGGATCCCAACCCTCTTCAAGTGGCTATCAAG ACCCTGCCAGAAGTCTGCTCTGAGCAGGATGAGATGGATTTCCTGATGGAAGCATTGATTATCAG TAAGTTCAATCACCAAAATATCGTGCAGTGCATCGGTGTTAGCCTACAGACGCTGCCTCGCTTCATTCTGCTTGAGCTCATGGCTGGAGGAGATATGAAGAGCTTTCTTCGGCAGAATCGACCCAGGGTG AATCAACCATCCACGCTGACAATGCAGGACCTGCTGAACATAGCTAGGGATATTGCCTGCGGCTGTAAATATCTGGAAGAGAATCATTTTATCCACAG agatATAGCTGCGAGGAATTGCCTTTTgacctgcactggagcagggcgAATAGCCAAGATCGGTGACTTTGGGATGGCCAGGGATATTTACAG AGCAAGTTACTACCGCAAGGGAGGAAGAGCCATGCTTCCTGTCAAGTGGATGCCACCAGAAGCTTTTCTAGAGGGCATTTTCACCTCCAAGACTGATACCTG GTCCTTTGGTGTGCTGCTTTGGGAGATTTTCTCTCTAGGCTACATGCCCTACCCTTGCAAAACCAACCAGGAAGTGCTGGAATTTGTCACCAGTGGAGGAAGAATGGATCCACCAAAAAACTGTCCAGGGCCAGT gtACCGGATCATGACACagtgctggcagcacagcccaGAGTATCGGCCAAACTTCTCCACCATCCTGGAAAGAATCAAATATTGCACACAG GACCCTGATGTGATCAACACTGAGCTGCCCATGGAGTGTGGCCCTGCCCCAGAGGATGAAGGGAGTACGGTCATGCGCCCGAACATTTCCAGTGGGATAGTGCCCCTGTTGGTAAGCCCTTCTCTCACACCTAAGATGACGCCTAAAACACTGGACTCCCACCATGCCGGGCACAAACTTGTTCAATGTCCACAAGAGCTACTGGTGGAGAACCTGAGCAACCGGACTGCTCGAGGGCCCAGCCTGCCATGCCTCAGCGATTTCAGcagcgggtcctggttccagcagagCTCAAACCAGAAGTTGGAGCTCAGCAATCCACCAACCCACAGACttaaaaacaaaacgaaaaatcTTTGGAACCCAACCTATGGATCGTGGGTGCTAGAGAACATCTGTCACTTCAGCCCCGGCTCCAAGCTCAAAGCAACTCCAGAGCGGGAAGATTCGGGCTTTGATGGGAATTGCAGTTCTTCTCCTAGCTCTCGGGCATCTCCAGCATCTCCAAGTCGAAGCAACTGCCCTCACCTGGATATCGGTGGGATTGAACTGGTGAAACTCCAGACTTTCCCCTGCGGCAATGTAAATTATGCTTATGATGACCTGTGTTATAGCACTGACCGCCAGCCATCAGCTTTGGCAGAGGTCAGAGCAGCTGTGCTAAGGAGCTCCAGCCTGCATAAAGATGAAAAGCCATtttataaaacagagaaaacatcaAGAGAGAGGGACTCTGGTCTGTCTTTATCAGATGACCTGAGTGTTACTCCAGTATAA